Genomic DNA from Chlorocebus sabaeus isolate Y175 chromosome 6, mChlSab1.0.hap1, whole genome shotgun sequence:
TCGTATCCCCCTACTTCAGCCCACAAATATGGGATACCTCTACTCTCTCCTTTGCGGCTGATCATGCACCGCCCATCatctcattaaaacctaatcacccttaccccgctCAACGCCAGTATCCCATCCCGcagcatgctttaaaaggatcaaagcctgttatcacttgcctgttacagcatggccttttaaagcctataaactctctttacaattcccccattttacctgtccaaaaaccggACAAGTCTACAGattagttcaggatctgcgccttatcaaccaaattgccTTGCCTGTCCGCCCCGGGGTGCCAAACCCATAtcctctcctatcctcaatacctccctccacaagccagtattctgttctggatctcagacatgctttctttactattcctttgcacccttcatcccagcctctctttgctttcacttggactgaccctgacacccatcaggctcagcgaattacctgggctgtactgccgCAAGGCTTCACGGACAGCCCCCATGagttcagtcaagcccaaatttcttcctcatctgttacctatctcagCATAATTCTTCATGGAAACACatgtgctctccctgctgatcgtgtccggctaatctcccaaacccgaaccccttctacaaaacaactcctttccttcctaggcatggttaggtACTTCCACCTTTGGATACCTAGTTTTGCCATCCTGACTAAACCATTATgtaaactcacaaaaggaaacctagctgaccccatagatcctaaatcctttccccactcctctttccGTTCCTTAAAAACAGCCCTAGAAGTTGCCCCCATGCAGGCTGTCCCTAACTCATCCCAaacttttcattacacacagccaaagtACAGGGCTGTGCGGTCAAAATTCTTACACAAGGACTGGGACCGCTCTCTGTAGCCTttttgtccaaacaacttgaccttaccaTTTTAGGCTGGCCATCGTGTCTCCATGCAGTGGCTGCCGCCGCCCTAATAGTTGTAGAGGCCCTCagaatcacaaactatgctcaactcactctctacagctctcataattcccaaaatctattttcttcctcatgcCTGACACATATACTTTCTGCTCCCCGGCTCCTTCAGCTGTACTgtctttgttgagtctcccacagTTACCACTGTTCCTGGCCCGAACTTCAGCCcagcctcccacattattcctgataccacacctgacccccatgactgtatctctctgatccacctgaccttcactccatttccccatagttccttctttcctgttcctcaccctgatcacacttggtttatcgatggcagttccaccaggcctaatcgccacacaccagcaaaggcaggctatgctatagtatcttctacatctatcattgaggctactgctctgccccctccactacctctcagcaagccgaactcattgccttaaTTCGGGCCCTCGCTCTTGTAAAGGGACTAcgtgtcaatatttatactgaccccatatcctgcaccaccatgctgttttatGAGCTGAAAGGTTTCCTCACTACACaggggtcctccatcattaatgcgtctttaataaaaactcttctcaaggccgctttacttccaaaggaagctggagccattcactgcaagggccatcgaaaggcatcagatcccattgcTCAGGACAGCgtttatgctgataaggtagctaaaaaagcagctagcgTTCCAACTTCTATCActcatggccagtttttctcctcATCTGGTCACTGCCACCtactcccccactgaaacttccacctgtcaatctcttcccacacaaggcaaatggttcttgtaccaaggaaaatatctccttccagcctcacaggcccattctattctatcagcatttcataacctcttccatgtaggttacaagctgcTAGCCCACCTCTTAGaccctctcatttcctttccatggTGGAAATCTACCCTCAAGGAAataacttctcagtgttccatctgctattctatcTACTACTCCTTAGGGAgtgttcaggccccctcccttccctacacaccAAGCTcggggatttgcccctgcccagaactggcaaattgactttactcacatgccccgagtcagaaaactgaaatacgtcttggtctgggtagacactttcactggatgggtagacgCCTTTCCCACAGGCTCTGAGAAGGCCACCGCGGTCATTTCTTCCCTCTGTCAGACATGattcctcggtttggccttcccacctctatacagtccgATAACAGACCGGCCTTTAccagtcaaatcacccaagcagcttctcaggctcttggtattcagtggcgCCTGGTTTTACCTCAAACTGCCACCGTTAAGTCTCTCTTTAAGTGGATAGAAGATCTTCAGTGACAAAATACCCTCCGatactttcaccctgatgaagtcctattcCTTACTTTTATACTCACTCTTATTCTTGTTCCTGTTCTTACGCCACCCTCTACCTCTGcccagctatctccaccacactatcaatctcactctctcctagccgtttctaatccttctttaacaaataattgctggctctgcatttctctttcctccaaattcGACCAGGCCCTGACTTACTcactgcttaaaaataaaataaaatttttaaaaaggtgggggggactctgtatatttttaaatgaagagtgtcgTTTTTACCTTAATCAATCTGGTCTGGTATatgacaacaaaaaaaaaactcaagaataGAGCCCAAAAACTCCCCAACCAAACAAATAATTACGCTGAACCCCCTTTGACACTCTGTAATTGTATGTCCTGGgtactcccaattcttagtcctttaatacctgtttttctcctcctcttattCGGACCTTGTGTCTTCCTTTTAGTTTCTCAGTTGATACAAAactgcatccaggccatcaccaatcattctatacaacaaatgctccttctaacaacccccaaTATCATCCCTTACCCCAAAATCTTCCTTCAacttaatctctcccactctaggttcccacgccgccCCTAATCCCGCTCGAAGCAGCCGTaagaaacatcgcccattatctctccataccacccccaaaaTTTTTCACCACTCCAGCACTtcactattttgttttgcttttcttattaatataagacaGGAATGGCagacctctgagcccaagctaagccatcatatcccttgTGACCTGCACgtgtacatccagatggcctgaagccactgaagatccacaaaagaagtgaaaatagccttaactgatgacattccaccattgtgatttgtttctgccccatcctaactgatcaatgtactttgtaatctcccccacctttaagaaggttctttataattttcccaacccttgagaatgtaccttgtgagatccaccccctgcccacaaaacattgctcctaactccaccacctatccctaaacctataagaactaatgagaatccaccaccctttgctgactctcttttcggactcagcccgcctgcacccaggtgaaataaacagccatgttgctcacacaaagcctgtttggtggtctctttacACGGACGCGTGAGACAATATATCATCATATCTATGATCTATAGTGTAACTattcttatttaatatattttctttattatactggaacagctcatgccctcagtctcctgcctcagcacctggGTGACTTACCGCCCACAACACAAAGCcggtttggtggtctcttcacatggacgcaaGTGAAAGAAAACAGGACACTAAAGCGAAGAGGGAGGCTCCTACCCCTCATGCTCAGTTGAATCTGTGGCTCTTTTTAcactaaatttctttcttttttttttctgagatggagtctcgctctgttgcccaggctggggtgcagtggcaccatctcggctcactgcaacctccgcctcccgggttcaagaaattgtctgcctcagcctcctgagtagctgggattataagcacctgccaccacgcctggctaatgtttttgtatttttagtagagacagggtttcaccatcttggctaggctggtcttgagctcctgacctcgtgatccgcccaccccggcctcccaaagtgctgggattacaggcgtgagccaccgcgcttggcctttTTACGCTAAATTTCTTAAGCCTGGCAAGAAATCAACCTTTTACAGCAGCAGAACAACAGTTCACTGGAAATAAATTTGATCCACAAAAAGGAAAGCGGGTATGCTGGAAGGATGCAGAAAGTGACAAATGGGAATTAGGCACTGTGGTAACATGGGGTAGGggttttgcttgtgttttccCAGGAGAAGGACAACAACCCTTGTGGGTTCCCTCCTGGCAACTGAAATTGCATTATAACTCCAAGGACTAAGTGAAGGGGGCCaacccctccacacctgtgggtatttctccACGGACGAAGTGAAGGGGGtcagcccctccacacctgtgggtatttctccAAGGACGAAGTGAAggggccagcccctccacacctgtgggtatttctccAAGGACGAAGTGAAGGGGtcagcccctccacacctgtgggtatttctccAAGGACGAAGTGAAggggccagcccctccacacctgtgggtatttctcatcaggtggaacgagagactcagaaaagaaataagacacagagacaaagtatagagaaagaacagtggccCCAGGGGACCGGCACACTCAGCATACGGAGGACCCGCACTGGCGCTGGCCTCTGAGTTCCCTcattatttattgatcattatttttatcttagtgAGGGGAGTGTAGCAGGACAACAGGTGGGGAGAAGGTCCGCAGGGAAACAcgtgagcaaaggaatctgtaTCATGAAAAAGTTCAAGGAAAGGTACTGTGCCCAGATGTGCACGTAGGCtagatttatgtttctctttacCCAAACGTCTCAGTGTAGCAAAGAGTAACAGAGAAGTATTGCTGCCAGCAGATCTCGTCTCTAACCACAGGGTGGTTTTCTCCTATGTCAGCATAGAACGAATGGGAATGGTGAGCTTTACACCAAGACACTCCATTCCCAGGGACAAGCAGGAGACAGAGCCTTCCTCTTCtctcaactgcaaagaggcctccctctttcactcctcctcctcagcacagaccctttacgggTGTCGGGCTGGGGGAATGGTAAGCTCTTTCCTTTTCCATAAGGCCGTATCTCAGGCTGTCTCATTGGGAggggaaaccttggacaatacccaggctttcttgggcagaggtccctgcgaccttccgCAGTAcattgtgtccctgggtactggagactggagaatggcgatgacttttaccaagcatactgcctgcaaGCATGTTGTCAGCAAGGCACATCCTccacagccctaaatccattaaactaGGATTTAATACACtacatgtttctgtgagcacagggttggggctaaagttacaggttaacagcatctcaaagcagaaacaatttttcttagtacagatcaaaatggagtttcttacgtcttccttttctacatagacacagtaacaatcTGATAATCACTTTCTTTTCCCCATAATGAAGAGCTCTCAGAAACAAAAGGCGAAGAGCCATCAGAAATTGAAGGGCAAGGTTTGCCGCCTGACACATAAATTGCATGATCTCGACATTACAACACAATCTTGCCATGTGGCCTACAATAAGGAATTCTGAAAACGACGGGTAATATAATTCTGGCTGCCTTTGGGGTGGTCAGTGCAGTGGTGAGTATACCAGCGGTGGGGGCAACTGAAAATTATACCTACTGGGCATATGTTCCTTTTCCCCCTTTAATTCGGTCCGTCTCCTGGATGGACTGCTCAGTGGAAGTTTACACTGATAATAGTGCATTCATGCCAGTCCCTAATGCTGACAGGTTTCCAGCTCACTCAGAAGAAGGTATGCACTTTAATTTGTCCGTTGGCTACAAATATCCACCGCTGTGCATTGGAATGTCGCCTGGCTGCTTAGTTTATCCTTATCAGAATTGGATGTGGACCGTACCATCCTCTAGTAATGATTCTTATCAAGTACATGATGTGTTCGGTAGCAATTCTTTTCAACTTATGACTGTTAAACTTAATCCACGTGAGGAATGGAGGGTTCCTGTCACTActaaaagcaataaaacaaaaggaCTGCCAGATTGCTCAAAGGAACCTACAAAGGGACCTTTTCTAGTGAATTCAATTGTATGGAATGATTGTAATGCTCCCAAGGCCATAGTGTTCCAAAGTCTAGCTACGTCtcgcttcccaaaatgctgagattataggcgtgcaccaccatgctggcccCTCTCTTCTTATAACAacatcagtcattggatttaaGGCCCACTCAGAAAATCCAGGATGAtgtcatctcaagatccttaactaagTAACACCTGCAAAGACTCCTTCTTCCAAACAAGGTCCCATTAACAGATTCCGGGGGTGAGGGCATGGATATATCTTTTTGGGGAGAGCCTGCTGTAGTTCAACCCACTACAGCAGGAGGAAAGATGAGAGCTATGGTTCTCAACAGAAGCCACAAGGACTGCAAAGATGAAAATGTTTACCTCCTAATCCTCTACAGACAAGAGACGCAGAGCTCTGAGCtagagctttctttctttctttctctctctctttttctttccctccctccctcccttccttctttctctgtctttttctttcttttgtctatcttccttccctccttccttccttcctgcccgccctttctttctctttctttccttttcttttcttttttttttttttttttttttggagacagagtctcactctgtcaccaggctggagtgcagtggtgtgatctcggctcattgcaacctcctcctcccgggttcaagcgattctcctgcctcagcctcccaagtagctgggactacaggcatgcgccaccatgcctagctaatttttgtatttttagtagagacagggtttcaccatgttggccaggatggtctcgatctcttgacctcgtgatccacctgccttggcctcccaaagtgttgggattacaggcgtgagccgccgcgcccggccccttctttctttttatagttgagacagggtctcactccgtggccaaggctggagtgcagcggtgcaatcctggctcactgcagccttgacctcctgggctcaggagggagagcctcccatcccagcctcccaaatagctgggaccataggcgcgtgccaccacacctggctaatttttgtagagacagggttttgccacattgcctaggctggtctcgaactcctggggtcaagcgatcttcctgcctcggcctgccaaattgctgcaattacaggcatgagcatgagccactgtgccataCCTAgatctgcttttatttatttatttatttatttatttatttatttatttagacagggtcttactctattgcctggcggttggagtgcagtggcataatctcagctcccCACatccttgacctctcaggctcaagtgatcctccagcctcagcacccttgagtagctggagctacaggtgcaccacaatgcccagataatttttgtattttttttttttgtagagacggggttttgctatgttgcccgggctactctcgaactcctgagatcaagagatccgtccgcctcagcttcccaaagtgctgggattacaggcgtgagcaaacTCACCCTGCCTAGATCGGTTTTCTTACATGGGGTCCCAACACAGAGTTGCAAGAGTAAAATGAGAGGCAGAAGGAAACTAAAGATACTCTGCAGGTCAGGCAcattgcacctgtaatcccagtgctttgggagcctaaagtgggaggatcgcttaagaccaggagtcccagaccagcatgggcaaaagagtgagacccgacctctacaaaacattttaaaactagatGGGCATGCTAGCATGcactgtagtcccatctactcaggaggcagaggcaggaggatcccatgagtccaggaggtcaagactacagtgagctacgattgcaccactgcacttcagcctgagtgatagagtgagaccctgtctctgaaaaataaaatcaaatgaagATATCTTTGGAACTCACACATTCCAccacattctattttatttatttatttttgagacggagtcatgctctgtctcccaggctggagtgcaatggccgatcacagctcactgccgtctctgcctcctgagttcaagcgattctcccgcttcagcctcctgagtagctgggattacaggcgtgcaccatcacgcccagataatttttgtatttttagtagagacagggtttcaccattgttgtctaggctggtctcgaactcctgacctcaagtgatctacctgcgtcggcctccaaaagtgctgggattacaggctgagccaccgcacccagcccattccACCACATTTGATACGTCACAGCAAGTCATGAAACCTACCTGGTTTCGAGGGGAGCAGAACTAATCTCTACCCTTTGACAGGGTTGGAGTTGGAGATGCATAATATAATGGccgtgactttctttttttttttttttttttttttttgagacagagtctcgctctgtcgcccaggctggagtgcagtggcgcaatctcagctcactgcaagctccgcctcccgggttcacgccattctcctgcctcagcctcccgagtagctgggactacaggcgcccgccaccgcgcccggctaattttttctatttttagtagagacggggtttcagcatggtctcgatctcctgaccttgtgatccgcccgcctcggcctcccaaagtgctgggattacaggcgtgagccaccgcgcccggtcatgGCCATGACTTTCAACCTTCTACACCTACACATCTACAATCTTAAGGTGTGGGTGATCCAGACAGAATTCAGGaggatggagaaaaaaaaaaaatacaaggtcATTTCCAGTAgcttctgctgcttctttttttttttttttttttttttttgagatggagtctcgctctctcgcccagcctggagtgcagaggcgtgatcttggctcactgcaagctccgcctcttgggctcacgccattctcctgcctcagcctcccaagtagctgggactacaggcacccaccaccatgcctggctaatttttttgtgtttttagtagagacggggtttcaccgtgttagccaagatggtctcaatctcctgacctcatgatccacccgccttggcttcccaaagtgctaggattacaggcgtgagccaccgcgccccgcccgcctgttttggtttggtttggtttggtttggtttggtttggtttggtttttcagagacagagtctggctctatcgcccaggctggagtgcaatggcgtgatctcagctcactgcaacctctgcctcccaggtttaagcgattctcctgcctcagcctcctgagtacctgggattacaggcgtgcgctaccacacccggctaatttttgtattttttagcggagatggggtttcactatacattggccaggcaggtcttgaactcctgacttcagatgatcctcctgcctcggcctcccaaagtgctggaattacaggcttgagccactgtgcccggcccatttcaTTAGCCTCTAACTGGAATTCATCAGGTCCTCTCACTGTGAATGCAGACGTTGGCTAGCCCCGGAACTTTGTCCCCTGTGGAAATCAAAGATAACTTTATATCACATCCTGATCATAGGAGACACCGTAAAATATCACAGATGCTCACCCTGACTTAGACCTTGAAGTAATTAGTGGAGTCCATGTAAATCAATGTgacttaatatatttataaaaaggtGTGGCCAGTCGCATGCTcctgcctgttatcccagcactttgggaggccgaggctgaaggattgcttgagcccaggatttggaggccagcctgggcaatatggcaaaaccccatctctactaaaaatacaaaaaaattagccagacgtggtggcgtgcAACTCTAGTGCCAGCTAACAGGAACGCTGAAATAGAAGGATCACTCAAGCtttggagatcaaggctgcagtgagccatgaccacaccactgcactccagcctgggtgccttgacagagtgagacccggtctcaaaaaatatacatacaaaaaagtcagatatttaaatttttatttttatttatttattttggagacagagtttcgctctattccccaggttggagtgcagtggaacgatctcgtctcactgcagcctctgcctcctgggttcaagcggttctcctccctcaggctcccaagtagctgggattacaggcatgcaccaccacacctggctaatttttgcttttttttttttttttaatttgagatgtagtcttgctctgttgcccaggttggatggagtgcagcggtacgacctcggctcactgcaacctccgcctcccgggcttaagcaattctcctgcctcagccttctgagtagctgggattacaggtgcctgccatcatgcctggctaatttttgtatttttaatagagatggggtttcaccatgttggccacgatggtctcgaactcctgacctcaggtgatccgcccgcctcagcctcctaaagcactgggattacaggcgtgagccaccgtgccaggcctaatttttgcatttttagtagagacggggtttcgccatgttggccagactggtctggaacccctgatctcaggtgatccacctaccttgacctcccaaagttttgggattacaggtatgagccgccgtgcctggcctattttgtatttttagacactagactctgtcacccaggatagagtgcagtggtgaagtctttgcagcctcaacctcccaggctcaagtgatctcaactaagtagctgggactacaggctcatgacaacaccatgcccagctaagtttttaattttttcgtagagatggggtctcacactgttacccaggctggtctcaaactcctggtctcaggtgatcctcctgcctcagcctcccaaagtgctgagattgcaggcatgagtcactgtctgctacatgttttttttgtttgtttgtttgttttgagatggagtctcactctgtcacctaggctggagtgcaatcacgcaatctcagctcactctaacgtccacctcctggcttcaagcgattctcctgcctcagcctcccgagtagctgggattacaggtgcccaccaccacgcctgactaaattttgtatttttagtagagacagggtttcaccatgttggccaggctggtctcgaactcctgacttcagatgatcctcccacctctgcctctcaaagtgctgggatcacaggtatgagccagcgCACCCGTCTGTTACGTGTTTTCTTAATGCGTTCGTTTGCAGCTCTCTCCTGAGAAGGGCCACACAGAGAGCCCTGCCCCCTGCCCTTAGAGGCCCCTCAGGTCAAGGTTTAGGCAGATTAGTGAAGTCCTAAGCTGGCTTCCTGAAGATTTCTATTTCTGGGAGAGGAGCCAGTCTGCAGACCGGGGACCACACGCCGTGCCGTTcccagcacccagcccaggaTACCATGGCCTCCCTGTTTTCTGGCCGCATCCTGATCTGCAACAACAATGACCAGGACGAGCTGGACACGGAGGCCGAGGTCATCCGCAGGTTGGAGAACCGGTTGGTGCTGCTGTTCTTTGGCGCCGGGGCTTGTCCGCAGTGCCAGGCCTTCGTGCCCATCCTCAAGGACTTCTTCGTGCGGCTTACAGATGAGTTCTATGTGCTGCGGGCAGCGCAACTGGCCCTGGTGTACGTGTCCCAGGACTCCACGGAGGAGCAGCAAGACCTGTTCCTCAAGGACATGCCAAAGAAGTGGCTTTTCCTGCCCTTTGAGGATGAActgaggaggtgaggaggggcagggagggcttcctggaggagggggcatGTTTGCTAAAAGTGAAGCATCCATTCTAACTAGAGTGAATGAGCAGCCCCTGTGTGCCAGTCCATCTACTGGGAACTAAGGGGTACAGAGAGGGTACCCACTTCCACATGCCAGCTTCCATGCCACCCCAGGGAGCTTAGAGCCGAGTGAGAGGAACAGATGCAAAAGAGAGACTCAACTATGTAATAgcaaggccaagcatggtggcttacccctgtaatcccaggactttggcaggccgaggcgggcagatcacctgagatcgggagttcaagaccagcctggtcaacatggtgaaaccctgtctctactaaaaatacaaaaatgagccgggcatggtggtgggcgcctgtaatcccag
This window encodes:
- the NXNL1 gene encoding nucleoredoxin-like protein 1, which translates into the protein MASLFSGRILICNNNDQDELDTEAEVIRRLENRLVLLFFGAGACPQCQAFVPILKDFFVRLTDEFYVLRAAQLALVYVSQDSTEEQQDLFLKDMPKKWLFLPFEDELRRDLGRQFSVERLPAVVVLKPDGDVLTRDGADEIQRLGTACFANWQEAAEVLDRNFQLPEDLEDQEPRSLTECLRRRKYRVEKAARGGRDPGGGGGEEGGAGGLF